CGACCGTCGGCAAGCTCCTCGCCAACAAGCTCTGGAAAGACTTCGTCGATACCGACGACCTGGTCCGCCAACGCTTCGACGGCCAGGACATCGCGACGATCTGGCAGCAGCACGGCGAACACGCCTTCCGCCAGGCCGAGGTCGAAGTCACGGCCCATGTCCTCGCGCTCGACAACCACGTCGTCGCGCTAGGCGGCGGCACCCTGATGCAGCCCGCCGCACGCGAATCCGTCGCGGATGCAGCCGACATCAAACGCATCTACCTGTCGTGCTCGCCGACGACCTTGCTTCAGCGTATCAACGCCGACGCGGGCACCGACGACCAGCGCCCGTCTCTCACCGGCGCAGGCAGCGCGACCGACGCGGGGTTGGCCGAGATCGAACGCGTCCTCGCGGAGCGCGACCCCGTCTACCGCGCGGCCGCCGACGCCGTCTTCGACGTCACCTTCTGTACGCCCGAGCAGGTCGCGAGCCATTTAGTGAAGCTGGTGTAGTTGTTAGGCCCTAGCGACTGACCATTCGCTAAAACCTGTCGATCGCGTACGCCGACACATCAAGGTGCGGCCGATC
The sequence above is a segment of the Phycisphaeraceae bacterium D3-23 genome. Coding sequences within it:
- a CDS encoding shikimate kinase codes for the protein MNIILFGYRGCGKTTVGKLLANKLWKDFVDTDDLVRQRFDGQDIATIWQQHGEHAFRQAEVEVTAHVLALDNHVVALGGGTLMQPAARESVADAADIKRIYLSCSPTTLLQRINADAGTDDQRPSLTGAGSATDAGLAEIERVLAERDPVYRAAADAVFDVTFCTPEQVASHLVKLV